One window from the genome of Thermus sediminis encodes:
- the rplT gene encoding 50S ribosomal protein L20 → MPRAKTGVVRRRRHKKILKLAKGYWGLRSKSFRKARETLFAAGNYAYRDRKARKREFRKLWIVRINAACRQHGLNYSSFMHGLKKAGIELDRKALADLAVREPKAFAELVEKARAAQA, encoded by the coding sequence ATGCCGCGCGCCAAGACCGGGGTTGTCCGCCGCCGCAGGCACAAGAAGATCCTCAAGCTGGCCAAGGGGTACTGGGGCCTCCGCTCCAAGAGCTTCCGCAAGGCCCGGGAGACCCTCTTCGCCGCCGGGAACTACGCCTACCGGGACCGTAAGGCGAGGAAGCGGGAGTTCCGCAAGCTCTGGATCGTGCGCATCAACGCTGCCTGCCGCCAGCACGGCCTCAACTACTCCAGCTTCATGCATGGCCTCAAGAAGGCGGGGATTGAGCTGGACCGCAAGGCCCTGGCCGACCTGGCGGTGCGGGAGCCAAAGGCCTTCGCCGAGCTCGTGGAGAAGGCCAGGGCCGCCCAGGCCTAA
- a CDS encoding COG2426 family protein — MVAEIYVLLVAALPVVELRGAIPLGVALGLSPWEAFLLALLGNLLVAPVALILLPWALGVATRVPLLLRIWRALEARVRLRGEERVQRLGALGLFLFVAVPLPGSGAWSGSLLAVVLGLRRRYALLAISLGVVAAGLLILLLTGGAVAGLNYLG, encoded by the coding sequence ATGGTGGCCGAGATCTACGTTCTCCTGGTGGCGGCCCTGCCCGTGGTGGAGCTCCGGGGGGCGATTCCCCTGGGGGTAGCCCTGGGCCTCTCCCCTTGGGAGGCCTTTCTGTTGGCCCTCTTGGGGAACCTCCTGGTGGCCCCGGTGGCCCTTATCCTCCTCCCCTGGGCCCTTGGGGTGGCCACCCGGGTGCCCCTGCTCCTCCGGATCTGGCGGGCCCTCGAGGCCCGGGTCCGCTTGAGGGGCGAGGAGCGGGTCCAGCGCCTGGGGGCCTTGGGCCTTTTCCTCTTCGTGGCCGTGCCCCTTCCCGGCAGCGGGGCCTGGAGCGGGAGCCTCCTCGCCGTGGTCCTGGGCCTCAGACGCCGCTACGCCCTCCTCGCCATCTCCCTTGGGGTGGTGGCCGCAGGCCTCCTGATCCTCCTCCTCACCGGCGGGGCCGTGGCCGGGCTAAACTACCTGGGATGA
- a CDS encoding glycerol-3-phosphate acyltransferase: protein MTALLLPLAYLVGALPLGYWLARRRGVDLRTASPYALGLESALKRLGFGTLVLSFLLDLLKGYLPLLLGRALGLGLGELLLLGVAIYLGHLYPLLLRDPWPLRAKGAGVLLGVLAGLPLAPALGMVPLALALVLYALTGYASLAALALPLGLFLVLLFGGFALGEALLGLLLFLLALWRYKENLGRILEGTEPKLGEPLPLPSERQVVCAFLIHPLTVEDFWQSPRFRWLRPLVRLGLLRQATMERLAERFRPMKVGEVRGVRTADGREVLCHLISAPLLPHQIKGKPDLAVKRAIQGARLARELGATVVGLGAFWSVVGEKGLRVQEAVPGIEVTNGGAYTAGTVRAAIPRILAHFAQSGKDPKAATAAVVGANGVVAFGIARQIAPYVGRLILVGRDRERLSRAAETLKKNLERKGEAPEILVTTEIGAIREADLVFTATSDPNPVIYPEHVKPGAWIYDEGVPPDVHGSVRQVPGVRVIPGGVVRLPGEARATLDLHFGAPDQVPACLAETMILAAEGAFERKSLGGEVKAENIQFFVDRAEALGFKVVE, encoded by the coding sequence ATGACCGCCCTCCTCCTTCCCCTGGCCTACCTGGTGGGGGCCCTCCCCTTGGGCTACTGGCTGGCCAGGAGGCGGGGGGTGGACCTGCGCACGGCGAGCCCCTACGCCCTGGGCCTGGAGAGCGCCCTGAAGCGGCTAGGTTTCGGTACCCTTGTCCTTTCCTTCCTCCTGGACCTCCTCAAGGGCTACCTGCCCCTCCTCTTGGGTCGGGCCTTGGGCTTGGGGCTTGGGGAGCTCCTGCTCCTGGGGGTGGCCATCTACCTGGGCCACCTCTACCCCCTCCTCCTCCGGGACCCCTGGCCCCTGAGGGCCAAGGGGGCGGGGGTGCTCCTCGGGGTCCTGGCGGGCCTCCCCCTCGCGCCCGCCTTGGGGATGGTGCCCCTGGCCCTGGCCCTCGTCCTCTACGCCCTCACCGGCTACGCCTCCTTGGCCGCCTTGGCCCTGCCCCTGGGCCTCTTCCTGGTCCTCCTCTTCGGGGGGTTTGCCCTGGGCGAGGCGCTCCTAGGCCTCCTCCTCTTCCTCCTCGCCCTCTGGCGGTACAAGGAGAACCTGGGGCGGATCCTCGAGGGCACCGAGCCCAAGCTGGGGGAGCCTCTGCCCCTCCCCTCGGAGAGGCAGGTGGTCTGCGCCTTCCTTATCCACCCCCTCACCGTGGAGGACTTCTGGCAAAGCCCCCGCTTCCGCTGGCTTAGGCCCCTCGTGCGCCTGGGCCTCCTCAGGCAGGCCACCATGGAGCGCCTGGCCGAGCGCTTCCGCCCCATGAAGGTGGGGGAGGTGCGGGGGGTGAGGACGGCGGACGGCCGGGAGGTCCTCTGCCACCTCATCTCCGCCCCCCTCCTGCCCCACCAGATCAAGGGAAAGCCCGATCTGGCGGTGAAGCGGGCCATCCAGGGGGCGAGGCTCGCCAGGGAGCTTGGGGCCACGGTGGTGGGCCTCGGGGCCTTTTGGAGCGTGGTGGGGGAGAAGGGCCTAAGGGTGCAGGAGGCCGTCCCCGGGATAGAGGTCACCAACGGCGGGGCCTACACCGCGGGCACGGTGAGGGCGGCCATCCCCAGGATCCTCGCCCACTTCGCCCAAAGCGGCAAGGACCCCAAGGCGGCCACGGCGGCGGTGGTGGGGGCGAATGGGGTGGTGGCCTTCGGCATCGCCCGGCAGATCGCCCCCTACGTGGGGCGGCTCATCCTGGTGGGACGGGACCGGGAGAGGCTTTCCCGGGCAGCGGAGACCCTGAAGAAGAACCTGGAAAGGAAGGGGGAGGCCCCGGAGATTCTGGTCACCACCGAGATCGGGGCCATCCGGGAGGCGGACCTGGTCTTCACCGCCACCAGCGACCCCAACCCCGTCATCTACCCGGAGCACGTGAAGCCCGGAGCCTGGATCTACGACGAGGGCGTCCCCCCGGACGTGCACGGGAGCGTGCGGCAGGTGCCGGGGGTCAGGGTCATCCCCGGGGGGGTGGTGCGGCTTCCCGGGGAGGCCCGGGCCACCCTGGACCTCCACTTCGGGGCCCCGGACCAGGTCCCCGCCTGCCTGGCGGAGACCATGATCCTGGCGGCGGAAGGGGCCTTTGAGCGGAAGAGCCTGGGGGGCGAGGTGAAGGCGGAGAACATCCAGTTCTTCGTGGACCGGGCCGAGGCCCTGGGCTTTAAGGTGGTGGAGTAG
- the mqnB gene encoding futalosine hydrolase yields MWLLLSPTRLEAPFLRGEPFAFLVWRGLRGEGFVYLETGVGKVNAAMALTAYALRHPVERALLFGLAGAYPGSGLAPGQLVLIGEEVEADLGLREGLEPLGFPALRKGGKRYYNRFPLDSALTASLAEALGLTVVTGLTRDLVSESPGEAAALAEGWGAQVESMEGAAFARACLALGLRGAELRAISNPAGVRDKGAWRVEKAVKSLGEALLRILEGRGGP; encoded by the coding sequence GTGTGGCTCCTCCTTTCCCCCACCCGCCTCGAGGCCCCCTTCCTAAGGGGGGAGCCCTTCGCCTTCCTGGTCTGGAGAGGGCTTAGGGGTGAGGGCTTCGTCTACCTGGAGACCGGGGTGGGCAAGGTGAACGCCGCCATGGCCCTCACCGCCTACGCCCTCAGGCACCCGGTGGAGAGGGCCCTCCTCTTCGGCCTCGCCGGGGCCTACCCGGGCTCGGGCCTCGCCCCGGGCCAGCTGGTCCTCATCGGGGAGGAGGTGGAGGCGGACCTGGGCCTCCGGGAAGGCCTGGAACCCCTGGGCTTTCCCGCCCTCAGGAAGGGAGGGAAGCGCTACTACAACCGCTTTCCCCTAGACTCAGCCCTCACCGCTTCCCTGGCGGAGGCCCTGGGCCTAACGGTGGTCACCGGCCTCACCCGGGACCTGGTCTCGGAGAGCCCGGGGGAGGCCGCCGCCTTGGCCGAGGGGTGGGGGGCCCAGGTGGAGAGCATGGAGGGGGCGGCCTTCGCCCGGGCCTGCCTGGCCCTGGGGCTCAGGGGGGCGGAGCTCAGGGCCATCTCCAATCCCGCCGGGGTGCGGGACAAGGGGGCCTGGCGGGTGGAGAAGGCGGTGAAGAGCCTGGGGGAGGCCCTTCTCCGCATCCTGGAAGGAAGGGGAGGGCCTTAG
- a CDS encoding superoxide dismutase, with protein MPYPFKLPDLGYPYEALEPHIDAKTMEIHHQKHHGAYVTNLNAALEKYPYLQGAEVETLLRHLAALPADIQTAVRNNGGGHLNHSLFWRLLTPGGSQEPVGELKKAIDEQFGGFAALKEKLTQAAMGRFGSGWAWLVKDPFGKLHVLSTANQDNPLMEGLAPIVGIDVWEHAYYLKYQNRRADYLQAIWNVLNWEVAEEVYKSA; from the coding sequence ATGCCCTACCCGTTCAAGCTTCCCGACCTAGGCTACCCCTACGAGGCCCTCGAGCCCCACATCGACGCCAAGACCATGGAGATCCACCACCAGAAGCACCACGGGGCCTATGTCACCAACCTCAACGCCGCCCTGGAGAAGTACCCCTACCTCCAGGGGGCCGAGGTGGAGACCCTCCTTCGGCACCTCGCCGCCCTCCCCGCCGACATCCAGACCGCCGTGCGCAACAACGGGGGCGGGCACCTGAACCATAGCCTCTTCTGGCGCCTCCTCACCCCGGGTGGGTCCCAGGAGCCCGTGGGGGAGCTTAAGAAGGCCATTGACGAGCAGTTTGGCGGCTTCGCCGCCCTCAAGGAGAAGCTCACCCAGGCGGCCATGGGCCGCTTCGGCTCCGGCTGGGCCTGGCTGGTCAAGGACCCCTTCGGCAAGCTCCACGTCCTCTCCACGGCCAACCAGGACAACCCCCTGATGGAGGGCTTGGCCCCCATCGTGGGGATTGACGTCTGGGAGCACGCCTACTACCTCAAGTACCAAAACCGCCGGGCGGATTACCTCCAGGCCATCTGGAACGTCCTCAACTGGGAGGTGGCCGAGGAGGTCTACAAGAGCGCTTGA
- the fumC gene encoding class II fumarate hydratase: MEYRMERDTMGEVRVPADRYWGAQTQRSLEHFRIGAWRFRMPLEVIRAYGMVKKAAARANLELGELPEEIARAIIQAAEEVIAGKLDDHFPLVVFQTGSGTQTNMNANEVIANRASELLGKPLGSKHVHPNDHVNRGQSSNDTFPTAMYVATALALHRHLYPAVEGLIATLEEKARAFDGIVKVGRTHLMDAVPITLGQEVGSWAAQLRNTLAMVKEAEKGLYNLAIGGTAVGTGLNAHPRFGERVAHYLSEETGLPFRVAENRFAALAAHDELVHLMGALRALAGALMKVGNDIRWLASGPYAGIGEIFIPANEPGSSIMPGKVNPTQVEALTMAVARVLGNDLAVAFAGSQGNFQLNVYKPVMADAALESIKLLGEAVASLDEHLARGIAPNLERIGEHLEKNPMLATALNQAIGYDKAAEIVKKALKERKSLKQAALELGYLTAEEFDRIVVPIRLAKPHEGA, encoded by the coding sequence ATGGAATACCGGATGGAACGGGACACCATGGGAGAGGTTAGGGTTCCGGCGGACCGCTACTGGGGGGCCCAGACCCAGCGCTCTTTGGAGCACTTCCGGATCGGGGCCTGGCGCTTCCGCATGCCCCTCGAGGTCATCCGCGCCTACGGGATGGTGAAGAAGGCCGCCGCCAGAGCCAACCTGGAGCTGGGGGAGCTCCCGGAGGAGATCGCCCGGGCCATCATCCAGGCGGCGGAGGAGGTCATCGCCGGGAAGCTGGACGACCACTTCCCCCTGGTGGTCTTCCAGACGGGGTCGGGCACCCAGACCAACATGAACGCCAACGAGGTGATCGCCAACCGGGCCTCAGAGCTCCTGGGAAAGCCCCTGGGGAGCAAGCACGTCCACCCCAACGACCACGTGAACCGGGGCCAGAGCTCCAACGACACCTTTCCCACGGCCATGTACGTGGCCACCGCCTTGGCCCTTCACCGGCACCTCTACCCCGCAGTAGAGGGCCTCATCGCCACCCTGGAGGAGAAGGCCAGGGCCTTTGACGGCATCGTCAAGGTGGGCCGCACCCACCTCATGGACGCCGTGCCCATCACCCTGGGCCAGGAGGTGGGGAGCTGGGCGGCCCAGCTCAGGAACACCCTGGCCATGGTCAAGGAGGCGGAAAAGGGCCTCTATAACCTCGCCATCGGGGGCACCGCCGTGGGTACGGGCCTCAACGCCCACCCCCGCTTCGGGGAGCGGGTGGCCCATTACCTAAGCGAGGAGACCGGCCTCCCCTTCCGGGTAGCGGAGAACCGCTTCGCCGCCCTGGCCGCCCACGATGAGCTGGTCCACCTCATGGGGGCCCTCCGCGCCCTGGCCGGGGCCTTGATGAAGGTGGGCAACGACATCCGCTGGCTGGCCTCCGGGCCCTACGCCGGCATCGGGGAGATCTTCATCCCCGCCAACGAACCGGGAAGCTCCATCATGCCCGGCAAGGTGAACCCCACCCAGGTGGAGGCCCTCACCATGGCCGTGGCCCGGGTCTTGGGCAACGACCTGGCCGTGGCCTTCGCGGGGAGCCAGGGGAACTTCCAGCTCAACGTCTACAAGCCCGTCATGGCGGATGCCGCCCTGGAGTCCATCAAGCTCCTGGGGGAGGCCGTGGCCTCCTTGGACGAGCACCTGGCCCGGGGGATTGCGCCCAACCTGGAGCGCATCGGGGAGCACCTGGAGAAGAACCCCATGCTGGCCACCGCCCTCAACCAGGCCATCGGCTACGACAAGGCGGCGGAGATCGTCAAGAAGGCCCTCAAGGAGAGGAAGTCCCTGAAGCAGGCGGCCCTGGAGCTGGGCTACCTCACCGCGGAGGAGTTTGACCGGATCGTGGTGCCCATCAGGCTGGCCAAGCCCCACGAGGGCGCCTGA
- a CDS encoding TerC family protein, whose product MEWLTNPEIWLAFLTLTALEVVLGVDNVIFISILASKLPKKEQERARVIGISLAAVTRILFLLSIAWILALKKPLFALLGQEVTGKDLVLIAGGLFLLYKSVKEIHEKLEGEPGHAVKRVAPSFRSVIAQVLLLDIVFSVDSVITAVGLTPHVPVMVAAILTSVSLMLLASKGIYAFVNRHPTVKMLALSFLLLIGFTLVAEGTGVKIPKGYVYFAMGFAVFVEWLNLRAGLRGRPVELRDPYEEEA is encoded by the coding sequence GTGGAGTGGCTCACTAACCCCGAGATCTGGCTGGCCTTCCTGACCCTCACGGCCCTCGAGGTGGTCCTGGGCGTGGACAACGTGATCTTCATCAGCATCCTGGCCTCCAAGCTCCCCAAGAAGGAGCAGGAGCGGGCCCGGGTCATCGGGATTTCCTTGGCGGCCGTCACCCGCATCCTTTTCCTCCTCTCCATCGCCTGGATCCTGGCCCTAAAAAAGCCCCTCTTCGCCCTCCTGGGCCAGGAGGTCACGGGGAAGGACCTGGTCCTCATCGCCGGGGGGCTTTTCCTCCTCTACAAGTCCGTCAAGGAGATCCACGAAAAGCTGGAGGGGGAACCGGGCCACGCCGTGAAGCGGGTGGCCCCAAGCTTCAGGAGCGTCATCGCCCAGGTGCTCCTCCTGGACATTGTCTTCTCCGTTGACTCCGTGATCACCGCCGTGGGCCTCACCCCCCATGTGCCGGTGATGGTGGCGGCCATCCTGACCTCCGTGAGCCTCATGCTCCTGGCCTCCAAGGGCATCTACGCCTTCGTCAACCGCCACCCTACGGTGAAGATGCTGGCTCTAAGCTTTCTCCTCCTCATCGGTTTCACCCTGGTGGCCGAGGGCACGGGGGTGAAGATCCCCAAGGGGTACGTCTACTTCGCCATGGGCTTCGCCGTCTTCGTGGAGTGGCTGAACTTGAGGGCGGGGCTTAGGGGCAGGCCCGTGGAGCTCCGCGACCCCTACGAGGAGGAGGCGTAA
- a CDS encoding YpdA family putative bacillithiol disulfide reductase, with protein MVDVLVVGAGPVGLAAALWAKRLGLSHLVLEKGTVAETIRRFPRDLVFFSEAKNIEIGGHPLVAHGPKPTRKEALLYYQKVAEREGLRLETYTEALSVEGREGGFRVRARDLLKGEERVYAARYVAVATGYFDRPNRLGVPGEEHPHVLHRYEEAAPFWGRKVAVVGGSNSAVEAALDLYRGGAQVTLVHRGPWVRPSVKYWLLPDFENRVKEGSIRAVMEARVEAIAPEGLWLLRPSGREFLEADFVLVQIGYRAEDRLLREAGAAYEGERPLLTPEGEASIPGLFAIGSCAYGPDTRSVFIENGREEAERALKTIARRLAP; from the coding sequence ATGGTGGACGTCCTGGTGGTGGGGGCGGGGCCGGTGGGGCTTGCGGCGGCCCTTTGGGCCAAGCGCTTGGGGCTTTCTCATCTGGTTCTGGAAAAGGGCACCGTAGCCGAGACCATCCGCCGCTTTCCCCGCGACCTGGTCTTCTTCTCCGAGGCCAAAAACATTGAGATCGGCGGGCACCCTCTGGTGGCCCATGGCCCCAAGCCCACCCGCAAGGAGGCCCTCCTCTACTACCAGAAGGTGGCGGAGCGGGAGGGGCTTCGGCTTGAGACCTACACCGAGGCCCTTTCCGTGGAGGGGAGGGAAGGGGGGTTTCGGGTGCGGGCCAGGGACCTCCTGAAGGGGGAGGAAAGGGTCTACGCCGCCCGGTACGTGGCGGTGGCCACGGGCTACTTTGACCGTCCCAACCGCCTTGGGGTCCCGGGGGAGGAGCACCCCCACGTCCTCCACCGCTACGAGGAGGCGGCCCCCTTTTGGGGCCGGAAGGTGGCCGTGGTGGGGGGGAGCAACTCCGCCGTGGAGGCGGCCTTGGACCTCTACCGGGGTGGGGCCCAGGTGACCCTGGTCCACCGGGGCCCATGGGTGCGGCCCAGCGTGAAGTACTGGCTCCTCCCCGACTTTGAGAACCGGGTCAAGGAGGGGAGTATCCGGGCGGTGATGGAGGCCAGGGTGGAGGCCATCGCCCCCGAGGGCCTTTGGCTCTTGCGCCCTTCGGGGAGGGAGTTTTTGGAGGCGGACTTCGTCCTGGTCCAGATCGGCTACCGGGCCGAGGACCGCCTCCTGAGGGAGGCGGGGGCGGCCTACGAGGGGGAGAGGCCTCTCCTTACCCCAGAAGGGGAGGCCTCCATCCCCGGGCTCTTCGCCATCGGCTCCTGCGCCTACGGGCCCGACACCCGCTCGGTCTTCATTGAAAACGGCCGGGAGGAGGCGGAAAGGGCCCTAAAGACCATAGCCCGGCGGCTCGCCCCTTGA
- the ilvN gene encoding acetolactate synthase small subunit: MRHIISVLVQDRPRVLNRITSLFARRGFNLESLAVGTTHQPGLSRISLVVSGDDRTLEQVEKQLNRLIEVLKVTDHTEPHVERELCLVKVHVAGLEERLAVKDIQEAFRARVVDVAQRSLILELTGDSGKVDSFVEALRPYGILEVMRTGAVAMSRGERVLKVREKREAV, from the coding sequence GTGAGGCACATCATCTCGGTCCTGGTCCAGGACCGTCCCCGGGTGTTGAACCGCATCACGAGCCTGTTTGCCCGGAGGGGCTTCAACCTGGAGAGCTTAGCCGTGGGCACCACCCACCAGCCGGGGCTTTCCCGCATCAGCCTGGTGGTCTCCGGGGACGACCGCACCTTGGAGCAGGTGGAGAAGCAGCTCAACCGGCTCATAGAGGTCCTGAAGGTGACGGACCACACCGAGCCCCACGTGGAGCGGGAGCTTTGCCTGGTCAAGGTCCACGTGGCGGGGTTGGAGGAGCGCCTGGCGGTCAAGGACATCCAGGAGGCCTTCCGGGCCCGGGTGGTGGACGTGGCCCAGAGGAGCCTGATCCTGGAGCTCACCGGCGACTCCGGCAAGGTGGACTCCTTCGTTGAGGCCCTGAGGCCTTACGGGATCCTCGAGGTCATGCGCACCGGCGCCGTGGCCATGAGCCGGGGCGAGAGGGTCCTGAAGGTCAGGGAGAAACGGGAGGCGGTATGA
- the ilvC gene encoding ketol-acid reductoisomerase, translated as MKIYYEHDADLGFLSGKKVAVLGFGSQGHAHALNLKDSGVDVRVGLRPGSKSFAKAEGAGLRVLPTREAVAEADLVMVLLPDEVQGRVYREEVEPQLREGAALAFAHGFNIHFGQIKPRRDLDVFMVAPKGPGHLVRSEYLKGSGVPALVAVHQDASGSAFPTALAYAKAIGAARAGVIPTTFKDETETDLFGEQAVLCGGLTRLIQAGFETLVEAGYPPEMAYFETVHEVKLIVDLIYEAGLSGMRYSISNTAEYGDYTRGDLSVPVEETKRRMREILRQVQTGEFAREWMLENQAGQPVLEAGRKRWKAHPIEEVGASLRAMMPFLKARVLEEVG; from the coding sequence ATGAAGATCTACTACGAGCACGACGCGGACCTAGGTTTCCTTTCCGGCAAAAAGGTGGCGGTCCTGGGCTTCGGCTCCCAGGGGCACGCCCACGCCCTGAACCTCAAGGACTCAGGGGTGGACGTCAGGGTGGGCCTCCGCCCAGGCTCCAAGAGCTTTGCCAAGGCGGAAGGGGCGGGGCTTCGGGTCCTCCCCACCCGGGAGGCGGTGGCCGAGGCGGACCTGGTCATGGTCCTCCTCCCCGACGAGGTCCAAGGACGGGTCTACCGGGAGGAGGTGGAACCCCAACTGAGGGAGGGAGCCGCCCTAGCCTTCGCCCACGGCTTCAACATCCACTTCGGCCAGATCAAGCCCCGGCGGGACCTGGACGTCTTCATGGTGGCCCCTAAGGGCCCGGGCCACCTGGTGCGCTCGGAGTACCTGAAGGGAAGCGGGGTGCCCGCCTTGGTGGCGGTGCACCAGGACGCCTCAGGGAGCGCCTTCCCCACCGCCCTCGCCTACGCCAAGGCCATCGGCGCCGCCCGGGCCGGGGTCATCCCCACCACCTTCAAGGACGAGACGGAGACCGACCTCTTCGGGGAACAGGCGGTCTTGTGTGGGGGGCTCACCCGGCTCATCCAGGCGGGGTTTGAGACCCTGGTGGAGGCGGGCTACCCTCCGGAGATGGCCTACTTCGAGACGGTCCACGAGGTGAAGCTCATCGTGGACCTCATCTACGAGGCGGGGCTTTCCGGCATGCGCTACTCCATCTCCAACACCGCCGAGTACGGGGACTACACCCGGGGGGACCTGAGCGTGCCCGTGGAGGAAACCAAAAGGCGCATGCGGGAGATCCTGCGCCAGGTCCAGACCGGGGAGTTTGCCCGGGAGTGGATGCTAGAAAACCAAGCGGGCCAGCCCGTCCTGGAGGCGGGGCGCAAGCGCTGGAAGGCCCACCCCATTGAGGAGGTGGG